The following proteins are co-located in the Lagenorhynchus albirostris chromosome 2, mLagAlb1.1, whole genome shotgun sequence genome:
- the LOC132516412 gene encoding LOW QUALITY PROTEIN: eukaryotic translation initiation factor 4 gamma 2-like (The sequence of the model RefSeq protein was modified relative to this genomic sequence to represent the inferred CDS: inserted 3 bases in 2 codons; substituted 3 bases at 3 genomic stop codons), which produces MEANSEPELYGGGGCSSDSSGLRVSGQSRLLPPPSSPFPPPLLFSVPLPLPSLSPQPDPEAAAALAAAEFSVKSLGCQASKVESAIAEGGASRSSASSGGGGSRGAPQHYPKTAGNGEFLGRTPGQNAQKWIPARSTRRDDDSAANNSANEKERHDAIFRKVRGILRKLTPEKFDKLCLELLNVGVECKLILKGVILLTVDKALEEPKYSSLYAQLCLRLAEEAPNFDGPAAEGQPGQKQSTTFRRLLISKLQGEFENRTRNVDVCDKCENPLLPKEKEQRAIAKTKKLGNIKFTGXPGKLDLIHESILHKCIKTLLEEKKRVQLKDMGEDLECLCQIMRRVGPRLDQERAKSLMDQYFARMCSLMLSKELPARIRFLLQDTVELREHHWVPRKAFLDSGPKTINQIRQDAVKDLGVFIPAPVAQGMRSDFFLEGPFMPPRMKMDRDPLGGLADMFGQMPGSGIGTGPGVIQDRFSRTMGRHHSNQLFSGHGGHIIPPTQSQFGEMGGKFMKXQLYHNESQGLLSQLQGQSKDMPPRFSKKGQLNADEISLRPAQSFLMNKSQVPXITVIPSSAQPPRTQTPPLGQTPQLGLKSNPPLIQEKPAKTSKKPPPSKEELLKLTETVVTEYLHSGNANEAVSGVREMRSPKHFLPKMLSXVIILSLDRSDEDKEKASSLISFLKQEGMATGDNFMQSFLNVLDQCPKLEVDIPLVKSYLAQFAARAIISELLSISELAQPLESGTRFPLFLLCLQQLAKLQDXEWLTELFQQSKVNIQKMLPEIDRNKDCMLEILEGKGLSFLFPLLKLEKELLKQIKLGPSPQTIYKWIKDNISPKLHVDKGFVNILMTSFLQYISSEVNPPSDETDSSSAPSTEQLEQEKQLLLSFKPVMQKPLHVHVDLQVSALYALQVHCYNSNFPKGMLLCFFVHFHDMEVIEGEAFLAWKEDITQEFPGKGKALFHMNQWLTWLETAEEEESEEEPG; this is translated from the exons ATGGAGGCCAACAGCGAGCCGGAGCTCTATGGAGGTGGCGGCTGCAGCAGCGACTCCTCTGGGCTGAGAGTTTCAGGCCAGTCCCgactccttcctcccccttcctcccccttccctccccctcttttgTTTTccgttcccctccccctcccttccctgtccccacaaCCGGATCCTGAGGCGGCAGCTGCACTGGCAGCTGCTGAGTTCTCGGTGAAG AGTCTTGGTTGTCAAGCCTCCAAAGTGGAGAGTGCGATTGCAGAAGGGGGTGCTTCTCGTTCCAGTGCTTCTTCGGGCGGAGGAGGAAGTAGGGGGGCACCTCAGCACTATCCCAAGACTGCTGGCAACGGCGAGTTCCTGGGGAGAACGCCAGGGCAAAACGCGCAGAAATGGATTCCTGCACGAAGCACTAGACGAGATGATGACTCTGCAGCAAACAACTCCGCAAATGAAAAAGAACGACATGATGCAATCTTCAGGAAAGTAAGAGGCATACTCAGGAAGCTCACTCCTGAGAAGTTTGACAAGCTATGCCTTGAGCTCCTCAATGTGGGTGTAGAGTGTAAACTCATCCTTAAAGGGGTCATACTGCTGACGGTGGACAAAGCCCTAGAAGAGCCAAAGTATAGCTCACTGTATGCTCAGCTATGTCTGCGATTGGCAGAAGAAGCACCAAACTTCGATGGCCCAGCAGCAGAGGGTCAGCCAGGACAGAAGCAAAGCACAACATTCAGACGCCTCCTAATTTCCAAATTACAAGGGGAATTTGAAAACCGAACCAGAAATGTTGATGTCTGTGATAAGTGTGAAAATCCCCTCCTCCCCAAGGAGAAGGAACAGAGAGCCATTGCTAAGACCAAGAAGCTGGGGAACATCAAATTCACTGGATAACCTGGAAAGCTTGATCTTATTCATGAATCTATCCTTCATAAGTGCATCAAAACACttttggaagaaaagaagagagtcCAACTCAAAGATATGGGAGAGGATTTGGAGTGCCTCTGTCAGATAATGAGGAGAGTGGGACCTAGGTTAGACCAGGAACGAGCCAAGTCCTTAATGGATCAGTACTTTGCCCGAATGTGCTCCTTGATGTTAAGTAAGGAATTGCCGGCGAGGATTCGTTTCCTGCTGCAGGATACCGTAGAGTTGAGAGAACACCATTGGGTTCCTCGCAAGGCTTTTCTTGACAGTGGACCAAAGACGATCAATCAAATCCGTCAAGATGCAGTAAAAGATCTAGGAGTGTTTATTCCTGCTCCCGTGGCTCAAGGGATGAGAAGTGACTTCTTTCTGGAGGGACCGTTCATGCCACCCAGGATGAAAATGGATAGGGACCCACTTGGAGGACTCGCTGATATGTTTGGACAAATGCCAGGTAGTGGAATCGGTACTGGTCCAGGAGTTATCCAGGATAGATTTTCACGCACCATGGGGCGTCATCATTCAAATCAACTCTTCAGTGGTCATGGGGGACACATCATACCTCCCACACAATCGCAGTTTGGGGAGATGGGAGGCAAGTTTATGA ACCAGCTCTACCATAATGAGAGTCAGGGACTCTTATCCCAGCTGCAAGGACAGTCGAAGGATATGCCACCTCGGTTTTCTAAGAAAGGACAGCTTAATGCAGATGAGATTAGCCTGAGGCCTGCTCAGTCTTTCCTAATGAATAAAAGTCAAGTGCC GATAACtgtgattccttctagtgcacaACCACCACGCACTCAGACACCACCTCTGGGACAGACACCTCAGCTTGGGCTCAAAAGTAATCCACCACTTATTCAGGAAAAGCCTGCCAAGACCAGTAAAAAGCCACCACCATCAAAGGAAGAGCTGCTTAAATTAACCGAAACTGTTGTAACCGAATATCTGCATAGTGGAAATGCAAACGAAGCTGTCAGTGGTGTAAGAGAGATGAGGTCTCCTAAACACTTTCTCCCCAAGATGTTAAGCTAAGTAATCATCCTGTCACTCGACAGAAGtgatgaagataaagaaaaagcaagttcTCTGATCAGTTTCCTCAAACAGGAAGGGATGGCCACAGGTGACAACTTCATGCAGTCTTTCCTGAATGTATTGGACCAGTGCCCCAAACTGGAGGTTGACATCCCCTTGGTGAAATCATATTTAGCACAGTTTGCAGCTCGTGCTATCATTTCGGAGCTGCTGAGCATTTCAGAACTAGCTCAACCACTGGAAAGTGGCACCCGTTTTCCTCTCTTCTTACTCTGTCTTCAGCAATTAGCTAAATTACAAGATTGAGAATGGTTAACAGAGCTTTTCCAACAAAGCAAGGTCAATATACAGAAAATGCTCCCAGAAATTGATCGGAATAAGGACTGCATGTTGGAGATCTtggaaggaaagggactgagTTTCTTATTCCCACTCCTCAAATTGGAGAAGGAACTGTTAAAGCAAATAAAGTTGGGTCCATCTCCTCAAACCATATATAAGTGGATTAAAGATAACATCTCTCCCAAACTTCATGTAGATAAAGGATTTGTGAACATCTTAATGACTAGCTTCTTACAGTACATTTCTAGTGAAGTAAACCCACCCAGTGATGAAACAGATTCTTCCTCTGCTCCTTCCACAGAACAGTTAGAGCAGGAAAAACAACTGCTTCTTTCCTTCAAGCCAGTAATGCAGAAACCTCTTCATGTTCACGTTGATCTACAAGTCAGTGCCCTCTATGCTCTTCAGGTGCACTGCTACAATAGCAACTTCCCTAAAGGCATGTTACTCTGCTTTTTTGTTCACTTCCACGACATGGAGGTTATTGAAGGAGAAGCTTTCTTGGCTTGGAAAGAAGATATAACCCAAGAGTTTCCAGGGAAAGGCAAGGCTTTGTTCCACATGAATCAGTGGCTAACCTGGCTAGAAACTGCTGAAGAAGAAGAATCAGAAGAAGAACCTGGCTAA